CCTGACCGGGGCGTCCGAACGTATCGGGCTGGGGTCGCGCGAGGGAGGCGGTCTGCTCATGACGCGCGTCGTCGCACGCCCGCCGCCCGATGATCGCATCGGTTCCGAATACCTGCATCTCGCCCGGACGCTCGGTCTCGATGCCGGAGGATTCCCGATGGATATCGCGCTTGGCGCGGATGACGAGGAATTCGCCCGCGCCTATGCCGCGAGGACCGGGCCCTACGCGGTGTTCTGTCCCTTCACCACGCGTCCGCAGAAACATTGGTTCGAGGAGCGCTGGCCGCAGCTCGCGGCGGAGGTGGGGACGCGCTTCGGACTGACGCCGGTACTGCTCGGCGGTCCCGCCGATGCGGCCGCGGCAGCGAGACTCCGGCATGACGCCCCCCGGCTGGAGAGCCAGGCCGGCCTCACCACGCTGACCCGGAGTGCGGCCCTGATCAAGCACGCGGCCTGCCTGATCGGCGTGGACACCGGTCTCACCCACATGGGTATCGCCTTTGACGTGCCGACCGTCGCCCTGTTCGGCTCGACCCGCCCCTACCTCGATACCACGCGCGCCAACGCAAGGGTGCTCTATCACCGGCTCGACTGCTCGCCGTGCCGGCGCCATCCGACCTGCGGCGGCGCCTATACCTGCATGCGCCTGATCGAGGTGAAGGAGGTCGCGAACACGCTGGCGCTGCTGCTGGGCGGGGAGTCGCACGCATGAAGATCATGCACGTCGAGGCCGGCATGCATCTCTACGGCGGCGCCCAGCAGGTGCTGTACCTGATGGAGGGCTTGCGCGCGCGCGGCTGCGGCAACCTGCTGGTGTGCCCGCCGGGCAGCGCGATCGCACAGGCGGCGCGCGCTGCGGGGCATCCGGTGACTGAACTCCCGTTGCGTGGCGACGCCGACCTTGGTTTCGTGCCGCGTCTGTATGCGTTATTGCGCCGGGAGGGTCCCGACCTCGTTCATCTGCACAGCCGGCGCGGTGCCGACGTACTGGGTGGCGTCGCGGCGCGCCTCGCAGGCATACCCTGTGTGCTCTCGCGGCGGGTGGACAATCCCGAGGCGGCGGCCTGGGCGCGCGTCAAATACCGCCTCTATGATCGCGTGATCACCATATCGGAGGGTATTCGCCGCGTACTGCTCGACGCCGGCGTGACGCCGGAACGGGTGGTCTGCGTACTGAGCGCGGTGGATCCCGCGCCGTATGCGCACGGGTGCGAGCGGGGCTGGTTCCTGTCCGAATTCGGACTCCCGCCCGAGGCGCGCGTACTCGGCATGATCGCCCAGCTGATCCCGCGCAAGGGCCACCGCCATCTGCTCGCCGCGCTGCCGCGGGTATTGCAGCGCCATCCCGACGTGCATGTACTCTGTCTCGGCCAGGGCCCGCTGCACGATGAACTGGCCGCCCGCATCGCGCAGGCACCGTATCGCGGGCGGGTACAGCTGGCCGGATTTCGCACCGACCTCGCGCGCCTGCTGCCCTGCTTCTACGGCGTGGTGCATCCGGCCGAGATGGAGGGCCTCGGGGTGTCGTTGCTGCAGGCCGCCGCCGCCGGAGTTCCTGTCGTGGCGAGCCGCGTGGGCGGCATTCCCGAGGCGGTGCGCGACGGCGTCAACGGCCTGCTGGTGCCACCGGCCGACGTGGACGCGCTCGCGCGGGCGCTGGAGCGCCTGCTGGCCGATCCTGCGCTGGCAGCCGAATGCGGCCGCCGCGGCCGCATCCTGGTGCACGAGGAGTTCTCCATCGACCGCATGGTCGAGGGCAACCGTTCCGTCTACGCAGAGGTGCTGGGCGCGCGCCACCGCTGAGCAGGATGTTGCGCTTGCGCTCACGGCCGGCACGCCCTGCAGCCAGCCGGTGATCGTCGGGGCCGGCATCGATCCCGTCCGCGCGCCGCTGCGCGCCTGGCTTGCGGCAGACCCGCCGGCCTTTCCTCAGGCGCCGGCCGCGGGCCGGGACACCGGATCCGCGGCCGGCCCCCCGTCCGTGGCGAATTGCGCGTGGTACAGGCGGGCGTAAATGCCTCCCGCCGCCAGCAGCTGCCGGTGCGTGCCGGTCTCGACGATGCGCCCGCGCTCCAGCACCACGATGCGGTCGGCGTTCTCCACCGTGGAGAGGCGGTGCGCGATCACGATGGTGGTACGCCCGCGGCGCAGATTGTCGAGCGCGGCCTGCACGTGGCGTTCAGTGTGCGAATCGAGCGCCGAGGTTGCCTCGTCCATGATCAGGATCGGCGCATTCTTCAGCAGCGCGCGCGCGATCGCCAGTCGCTGGCGCTGGCCGCCGGACAGGCGCAGGCCATTCTCGCCGATCGGGGTGTCGAGCCCGTCCGGCAGCCCGGCCGCGAATTCCATCACGTGCGCCGCCTCCGCCGCCGCGACGATCGCCTCGCGCGCCACCGACCGACTCGCGCCGTAGGCGATGTTCGCCGCCACCGAATCGTTGAACAGCACGACGTCCTGCGTCACGAGCGAGATGTTCGCGCGCAGGTCGGCGAGCCGGATGTGCTGGATGTCGATGCCGTCGACCAGCACGCGGCCCGAGGTCGGGGTGTAGAAGCGCGGCACCATGCTGACGAGGGACGACTTGCCCGCGCCGGAGGCGCCGACCAGTGCGACCGTCTCGCCGGGTTCGATCGCGAGGGTGATGTCCCGCAGCGCCTCGGCGGCGGCCGATTCGTACAGCAGGCTGACGCCCTGGAACTCGATGCGGCCGGCGACGCGGCCCAGACTTCGCGTGCCGGTGTCCGTTTCCGGCGGCTCGTCGAACAGCTGGAACACGCTCTCCGCGGCGGCGAGGCCGCGCTGCAGCTGCTCGTTGACGCCGGTCAGGCGCTTGATCGGCGGCAGCAGCATGGCGGCGGCGCCGAAGAACGACACGAATCCGCCCACCGTCATCGCCGGATTCTGGGCGGTGAGATAGATCACCACGGCGAGGGCGCTGACGGTGATGAGCTGGACCACCGGCACGCTCGCGGAGGCGGAGGCGGTGATCTTCATGCTGTAGCGGCGCACCCAGTTGGCCACGTCGTGGAAACGTCCCGCCTCGTGCTGCTGCCCGCCGTAGACCTTGATCACGCGGCTGCCCCTGACCGCCTCTTCCAGCACGTGCGTCATCCCGCCCATGGTCTGCTGCTGCGCGCGGCTCAGGCGGCGCAGGCGGAAACTGATGGTCTTCACCACCACGGCGATGGCCGGGGCGGCAAGCAGGAACAGCAGTGCGAGCT
Above is a genomic segment from Gammaproteobacteria bacterium containing:
- a CDS encoding glycosyltransferase — encoded protein: MKIMHVEAGMHLYGGAQQVLYLMEGLRARGCGNLLVCPPGSAIAQAARAAGHPVTELPLRGDADLGFVPRLYALLRREGPDLVHLHSRRGADVLGGVAARLAGIPCVLSRRVDNPEAAAWARVKYRLYDRVITISEGIRRVLLDAGVTPERVVCVLSAVDPAPYAHGCERGWFLSEFGLPPEARVLGMIAQLIPRKGHRHLLAALPRVLQRHPDVHVLCLGQGPLHDELAARIAQAPYRGRVQLAGFRTDLARLLPCFYGVVHPAEMEGLGVSLLQAAAAGVPVVASRVGGIPEAVRDGVNGLLVPPADVDALARALERLLADPALAAECGRRGRILVHEEFSIDRMVEGNRSVYAEVLGARHR
- a CDS encoding glycosyltransferase family 9 protein, producing MTSPAPPRSILIIRLSAIGDVVMATPLIKALRRSYPGARIAWLVEPVAAGLLCDNPDLDEVIVWPRAEWRALWRARRYRAAWDSMRDFTRALQRRRFDLVLDIQGLLKSAVWARLTGASERIGLGSREGGGLLMTRVVARPPPDDRIGSEYLHLARTLGLDAGGFPMDIALGADDEEFARAYAARTGPYAVFCPFTTRPQKHWFEERWPQLAAEVGTRFGLTPVLLGGPADAAAAARLRHDAPRLESQAGLTTLTRSAALIKHAACLIGVDTGLTHMGIAFDVPTVALFGSTRPYLDTTRANARVLYHRLDCSPCRRHPTCGGAYTCMRLIEVKEVANTLALLLGGESHA
- the msbA gene encoding lipid A export permease/ATP-binding protein MsbA, giving the protein MNSRALYFRLLGYVRPYRRLFGFAVLAMVAAALTEPMMPALMKPLLDETFVNKDPAAIRLMPLLLVGLFVVRGLATYVSTVSLAWVANKVILDLRERMFARLIELPETYHTGHTTGEMISKVTYNVNQVATAATNVLVVLVRDGLAVIGLFGWMLYLDWKLALLFLLAAPAIAVVVKTISFRLRRLSRAQQQTMGGMTHVLEEAVRGSRVIKVYGGQQHEAGRFHDVANWVRRYSMKITASASASVPVVQLITVSALAVVIYLTAQNPAMTVGGFVSFFGAAAMLLPPIKRLTGVNEQLQRGLAAAESVFQLFDEPPETDTGTRSLGRVAGRIEFQGVSLLYESAAAEALRDITLAIEPGETVALVGASGAGKSSLVSMVPRFYTPTSGRVLVDGIDIQHIRLADLRANISLVTQDVVLFNDSVAANIAYGASRSVAREAIVAAAEAAHVMEFAAGLPDGLDTPIGENGLRLSGGQRQRLAIARALLKNAPILIMDEATSALDSHTERHVQAALDNLRRGRTTIVIAHRLSTVENADRIVVLERGRIVETGTHRQLLAAGGIYARLYHAQFATDGGPAADPVSRPAAGA